Proteins encoded by one window of Clostridium cagae:
- a CDS encoding LuxR family transcriptional regulator, with the protein MDTCDNSKGEKWIKIKGKRKIQSFQDLYADLFNISLGIISLEGKALTVWSNSSLFCNYIIKNNSERCKQEKQKIIDYVMKNGQVIKYTCYMKITYFACPIFYGDDLVAICLGGGVYLEEDKESLNENMVKGIQILERSKLNDIITLLENVFNLIDNEKEINQLKKDKKENFDEDLFFLENKLTLREMEVVKLINLGMTNKEICMKLNISEKTVKTHVTNILRKLKMKDRLEVVIFCKSNSIKY; encoded by the coding sequence ATGGATACATGCGACAATTCAAAAGGTGAAAAGTGGATTAAGATAAAAGGTAAAAGGAAAATTCAATCCTTTCAGGATTTATATGCAGATTTATTTAATATAAGTTTAGGAATAATATCATTAGAAGGGAAAGCTTTAACTGTATGGTCTAATTCTTCTCTGTTTTGTAATTATATTATAAAAAATAATTCTGAAAGGTGTAAGCAAGAAAAACAAAAGATAATAGATTATGTTATGAAGAACGGTCAGGTCATAAAATATACTTGTTATATGAAAATAACATATTTTGCATGCCCTATCTTTTATGGTGATGATTTAGTAGCCATATGTTTAGGGGGAGGAGTTTACTTAGAAGAAGATAAAGAAAGTTTAAATGAAAATATGGTTAAAGGCATACAAATATTAGAGCGAAGCAAGTTAAACGATATCATAACACTACTAGAGAATGTATTTAATTTAATAGATAATGAGAAAGAAATAAATCAATTAAAAAAAGATAAAAAGGAAAATTTTGATGAAGATCTATTTTTTTTAGAAAATAAATTGACACTTAGAGAAATGGAAGTTGTTAAATTAATAAATTTAGGAATGACTAATAAAGAAATTTGTATGAAATTAAATATAAGTGAAAAGACAGTTAAAACACATGTTACTAATATATTAAGAAAATTAAAAATGAAAGATAGATTAGAGGTGGTTATATTTTGCAAAAGTAATAGTATTAAATACTAG
- a CDS encoding ATP-binding protein has protein sequence MSIRKKCIIFVSIVVIVPMILILMLSNVILNNQIDKSAQGYLENAFIIAKNQMLNQLDEMEKISIKTTNSSDFKRELKEKNISMIDENIDELKEVYDYIDLYFVFSDDKRLILNHPSIKGTNLDRLNELLDKAKEAHKTIISEEIFNLDDLFYYDSKEYNKLKVKIDNADENEYLNKSLVAITISPVYDKKEDRLLGFLALGSTINNNDYFPKIYSKNVENSYLSISIDKIRISSNIRSPKKENYVGSLNSISIKDLNRSEKAYFGKQNIGGEIHMFLDKPISNCDGECVAVLGVGIPENKFSIIMHMQRNIIVFVCAFFLIIMLFICRYVSRKLTTPIIKATELANQISKGNNEVIIDKKFLEDNKDETIILLKAFKKMADDLKCAENEQKIYLKNIKDEQIEQKKLSRQLFLLNESLEEKVKLRTEDLREAIKGLKEADKIKSLFLANMSHELRTPLSAIITCSEILKEEIFGELNSKQLKHITNILNSGNHLLQLINNVLDISKIEAGKMKLTIGEYSISDIAMESFSVLKSLAYRKNIEINLNIEPSDFIIKIDANKLKQILYNLLSNSIKFTEEGGKVQINITKNLAYMKLVVEDNGIGIKKEDQKRIFNEFEQVDNSYERKYEGTGLGLPLTKKLVEMHGGEIFLISNIDIGTKVIVTIPVQQEDNTYNIVPSIN, from the coding sequence ATGTCTATTAGAAAAAAATGCATTATCTTTGTATCTATAGTTGTAATTGTACCAATGATATTAATATTAATGCTATCAAATGTTATTTTAAATAATCAAATAGATAAATCAGCACAAGGATATTTAGAAAATGCTTTTATAATTGCAAAAAATCAAATGTTAAATCAATTAGATGAAATGGAAAAAATCTCAATAAAGACTACTAACTCATCTGATTTTAAAAGAGAACTTAAAGAAAAAAATATAAGTATGATAGATGAAAATATTGATGAGCTAAAAGAGGTTTATGATTATATAGATTTATATTTTGTATTTAGTGATGATAAGAGATTAATATTAAATCATCCATCAATAAAAGGAACTAATTTAGATAGGTTAAATGAATTATTGGACAAAGCTAAAGAAGCTCATAAAACTATTATTTCAGAAGAAATATTTAATTTAGATGATTTATTTTACTATGATTCTAAAGAATATAATAAATTAAAAGTAAAAATAGATAATGCAGATGAAAATGAATATTTAAATAAAAGTTTAGTAGCTATTACTATTTCACCAGTTTATGATAAAAAAGAGGACAGACTTCTAGGTTTTTTAGCTTTGGGATCAACAATAAATAATAATGATTATTTTCCTAAAATATACTCAAAAAATGTTGAAAATTCATACTTATCAATTTCTATTGATAAAATTAGAATATCATCTAATATTAGAAGTCCAAAAAAAGAAAATTATGTTGGAAGTTTAAATTCTATTTCAATAAAAGATTTAAATAGATCAGAAAAAGCTTATTTTGGAAAACAGAATATTGGTGGAGAAATTCATATGTTTTTAGATAAACCTATATCAAATTGTGATGGAGAATGTGTAGCTGTATTAGGTGTAGGTATTCCAGAAAATAAGTTCTCTATTATTATGCATATGCAAAGAAATATAATTGTTTTTGTTTGTGCTTTTTTCTTAATAATAATGTTGTTTATTTGTAGGTATGTTTCTAGAAAATTAACTACACCAATTATTAAAGCAACAGAATTAGCAAATCAGATATCAAAAGGAAATAATGAAGTAATTATAGATAAAAAATTTTTAGAGGATAATAAGGATGAAACAATAATTTTACTTAAGGCATTTAAAAAAATGGCAGATGATTTAAAATGTGCAGAAAATGAACAAAAAATTTATTTAAAGAATATAAAAGATGAACAAATAGAACAAAAGAAATTATCTAGGCAATTATTTTTATTAAATGAAAGTTTAGAAGAAAAAGTTAAACTACGAACAGAAGATTTAAGAGAAGCTATAAAAGGCTTGAAGGAAGCAGATAAAATTAAATCATTGTTTTTAGCTAATATGAGTCATGAATTAAGAACTCCATTAAGTGCGATTATTACATGCTCTGAGATTTTAAAGGAAGAGATATTTGGAGAATTAAATTCAAAACAACTTAAACATATAACTAATATTTTAAATAGTGGAAATCATTTATTACAATTAATTAATAATGTTTTAGATATATCCAAAATAGAAGCAGGAAAAATGAAACTTACTATAGGAGAATACTCCATTTCAGATATTGCAATGGAGAGCTTTTCAGTACTTAAAAGTTTAGCTTATCGTAAAAACATTGAAATTAATTTAAATATAGAACCTAGTGATTTTATTATTAAAATTGATGCAAATAAGTTAAAACAAATATTATATAATTTGCTTTCTAATTCAATTAAATTTACAGAAGAAGGTGGGAAAGTACAGATAAATATTACTAAAAATTTAGCCTATATGAAGTTAGTTGTTGAAGATAATGGCATTGGGATAAAGAAAGAAGATCAAAAGAGGATATTTAATGAATTCGAACAAGTAGATAATTCTTATGAAAGAAAATATGAAGGTACTGGACTTGGGTTGCCTTTAACTAAAAAATTAGTTGAAATGCATGGAGGGGAAATCTTTTTGATAAGCAATATAGATATTGGAACAAAGGTTATAGTTACCATACCAGTTCAACAAGAAGATAATACTTATAACATAGTACCTAGTATAAATTAA
- a CDS encoding response regulator, translating into MGKVLIIDDNKQNCEIIKDLLYTWGYCVYLAFDGFDGFELAKSVKPDVILLDVMLPGMNGFEACKKLKETEETQNIPIIMLTVLSEVEDRIRGFNVGADVFLSKPIVYQELKNRINWAIKSKRVFDNMEEIDNVTMSLLNIIRLKDEGLYLHCKNVKNYCEKVGNILFLNDEEMKQLIIGAYLHDIGKIFSNTSLEHVEIGENIISDLNMYKWLKVLVRNHHEKMNGKGFPDGLTSSEMSQNLKILITVNRFIELLDELKDSEASIFKLSNECEKGEFNTDVIKAISQVLEDERFIKSINYN; encoded by the coding sequence ATGGGTAAAGTATTGATTATAGATGACAACAAGCAAAATTGCGAAATAATTAAGGATTTACTATATACATGGGGTTATTGTGTATATTTAGCGTTTGATGGATTTGATGGATTTGAATTAGCTAAAAGTGTTAAGCCAGATGTGATTCTTTTAGATGTTATGTTACCAGGAATGAACGGGTTTGAAGCATGTAAAAAATTGAAAGAAACCGAAGAAACTCAAAATATTCCTATTATAATGTTAACGGTATTAAGTGAGGTGGAAGATAGAATACGTGGATTTAATGTTGGAGCAGATGTGTTTTTATCAAAGCCTATTGTTTATCAAGAATTAAAAAATAGAATTAATTGGGCTATAAAGTCTAAAAGGGTATTTGATAATATGGAAGAAATAGATAATGTAACCATGAGTTTATTAAATATTATAAGGTTAAAAGATGAAGGTTTATATTTACATTGTAAAAATGTAAAAAACTACTGTGAAAAAGTTGGCAATATATTGTTTTTGAATGACGAGGAAATGAAACAACTAATAATAGGTGCATATTTACATGATATAGGTAAAATTTTTTCTAATACATCGTTGGAACATGTGGAGATTGGTGAAAATATTATTTCAGACTTAAATATGTATAAATGGTTAAAAGTATTGGTAAGAAACCATCATGAAAAGATGAATGGTAAGGGGTTTCCTGATGGATTAACATCCAGTGAAATGTCACAAAACTTAAAGATACTAATTACAGTAAATAGATTTATTGAGCTATTAGATGAACTAAAAGATAGTGAAGCTAGTATATTTAAATTAAGTAATGAATGTGAAAAAGGAGAGTTTAATACGGATGTTATTAAAGCTATAAGTCAAGTATTAGAAGATGAAAGATTTATTAAAAGTATAAATTATAATTAA
- the hpdB gene encoding 4-hydroxyphenylacetate decarboxylase large subunit encodes MNKKTKLADILAEKGLPINFQFGGEAPQEMTTREINKEPAPRAKRLREIYYDTLSTANTEFPYWYNRRWNELEGEVDVVRRAESLKCAYSHLTPNIIPGEKLVMQKTNYYRGSFPMPWLSEGFFVAKEDELYKEALNRGSASAGELSKFGTGGGNVTKSFGNVVSIAGKFGMRQEEIPALVKLAKEWVDRSVDDLGHKYEQMVPGYEIKENIMKSLICMFDSGFTLPQGREVVNYYYPLQYGFDGLIDMAIECKKKVAGNADGDGLVGMDRLYFYEAVKITLEGIQNWILNYEKHARDLALIEKNEVQKEEYLEIADCLGWIAHKQPRTFREALQLTYIIHIAVINEDAISGLSPGRVGQVLYPWFKQDIENGRITEKEVLELLELHRVKFTCIDCFASTGVVGGVLSGNTFNNLTLGGLKKDGSSAANRLEYLIVEAGITCATPQPTLSCFYDEKLPEEFLLKCIECDKTGSGYPAWMNNRGAIEFMMNQYSDEGMTIEEARSVAIGGCLETSPCTWKELTLNGEKFDIPGGAGQPTSVGVHFIANPKVLELVLTNGKDYRTNLQVYPPHNKKLETFEEVVNQFKEYYELTCDVLAKTNNIQHDIWRKKNMSIVNSLLKPNCLDAGKHIGNLGYRFNATYNVESCGTINTINSLASLKKLVYDDKKYTLDEMREAMLHNFGFKTAEEIGSYSLADQEKADISSKYDDIYGDCLLAPKYGNDDSYVDSILKDYEDWFCDVCHNYESLYGKKMYACQISVSTHGAQGAATLATTDGRLAGTTYADGSMSAYPGTDKNGPYALFTSATVWDHSRSQNSQMNLKIHPSAIKGIEGSKKLLDLTRSYMRKGGYHIQYNVVDSKVLKEAQVKPENYRDLMVRVAGFTQYWCEIGKPIQDEVISRTEYEGV; translated from the coding sequence ATGAATAAGAAAACTAAGCTAGCAGACATTTTAGCTGAAAAGGGTCTGCCAATAAATTTTCAATTTGGTGGAGAAGCTCCACAGGAAATGACAACACGTGAAATAAATAAAGAGCCAGCACCTAGAGCTAAAAGATTAAGAGAAATTTATTATGACACTTTATCCACTGCAAATACTGAATTTCCATATTGGTATAACAGAAGATGGAATGAATTAGAAGGTGAAGTAGATGTAGTAAGAAGAGCTGAATCTCTTAAATGCGCTTACTCTCATTTAACACCTAACATTATACCTGGTGAAAAATTAGTTATGCAAAAAACTAATTATTATAGAGGATCATTCCCAATGCCTTGGCTTTCAGAAGGATTTTTTGTAGCTAAAGAAGATGAATTATATAAGGAAGCTTTAAATAGAGGTAGTGCTAGTGCTGGAGAATTAAGCAAATTTGGTACTGGTGGAGGAAATGTTACAAAGAGTTTTGGAAACGTAGTTTCTATAGCAGGTAAATTTGGAATGAGACAAGAAGAAATTCCGGCTTTAGTTAAACTTGCTAAAGAATGGGTTGATAGATCAGTAGATGATTTAGGGCATAAATATGAACAAATGGTACCAGGCTATGAAATAAAAGAAAACATCATGAAATCTTTGATTTGTATGTTTGATTCAGGATTTACATTACCTCAAGGAAGAGAAGTTGTAAATTATTACTATCCATTACAATATGGCTTCGATGGATTAATTGACATGGCTATAGAGTGTAAGAAAAAAGTTGCAGGTAATGCTGATGGAGACGGACTTGTAGGTATGGACCGTTTATATTTTTATGAAGCTGTTAAAATAACTTTAGAAGGTATTCAAAATTGGATATTGAACTATGAAAAACATGCTAGAGATTTAGCTTTAATTGAAAAGAATGAAGTTCAAAAAGAAGAATATCTTGAAATTGCTGACTGCTTAGGCTGGATCGCTCATAAACAACCACGCACATTTAGAGAAGCACTTCAATTAACTTATATTATTCATATAGCAGTAATTAATGAAGATGCTATTTCTGGATTATCACCAGGAAGAGTGGGACAAGTATTATATCCTTGGTTTAAACAAGATATAGAAAATGGAAGAATAACAGAAAAAGAAGTATTAGAACTTTTAGAACTTCATAGGGTTAAATTTACATGTATAGATTGTTTCGCATCAACAGGAGTTGTTGGGGGAGTACTTTCAGGTAATACATTTAATAATTTAACTTTAGGTGGACTTAAAAAAGATGGAAGTTCAGCCGCAAATAGATTAGAATATTTGATAGTTGAGGCAGGTATAACATGTGCAACACCTCAACCTACATTATCATGTTTTTATGATGAAAAATTGCCAGAAGAATTTTTATTAAAGTGTATTGAATGCGATAAAACAGGTTCAGGTTATCCAGCATGGATGAATAATCGTGGTGCAATAGAATTTATGATGAATCAATATTCTGATGAAGGAATGACAATTGAAGAAGCAAGGTCAGTTGCTATAGGTGGATGTCTTGAAACTTCACCTTGTACCTGGAAAGAACTTACTTTAAATGGAGAAAAATTTGATATTCCAGGTGGCGCAGGTCAACCTACTTCTGTTGGAGTACACTTTATTGCTAACCCAAAGGTATTAGAACTTGTATTAACTAATGGAAAAGATTATAGAACTAACTTGCAAGTATATCCTCCTCATAATAAAAAGCTAGAAACATTTGAAGAAGTGGTTAATCAATTTAAAGAATATTATGAGCTAACTTGTGATGTACTTGCTAAGACTAATAATATTCAACATGATATTTGGCGTAAAAAGAATATGTCAATTGTAAACTCATTATTAAAACCAAATTGTCTAGATGCTGGTAAGCATATAGGAAATTTAGGTTATAGATTTAATGCAACTTACAATGTAGAGAGTTGTGGAACCATTAATACAATAAATAGTTTAGCTTCATTAAAAAAACTTGTGTATGATGATAAAAAATATACTCTTGATGAAATGAGAGAAGCTATGCTTCATAACTTTGGATTCAAGACAGCAGAAGAAATCGGAAGTTATTCATTAGCTGATCAAGAGAAAGCAGATATTAGTTCTAAATATGATGATATTTATGGAGATTGTTTATTAGCACCTAAGTATGGAAACGATGATTCATATGTTGATAGTATATTAAAGGATTATGAAGATTGGTTCTGTGATGTATGTCATAATTATGAATCATTATATGGTAAGAAGATGTATGCTTGTCAAATTTCTGTTTCAACTCATGGAGCACAAGGTGCAGCAACACTTGCAACTACAGATGGACGTTTAGCAGGTACAACTTATGCTGATGGATCTATGTCAGCTTATCCAGGAACAGATAAAAATGGTCCTTATGCATTATTTACATCTGCTACAGTCTGGGATCATAGCAGGTCTCAAAATTCACAAATGAACTTAAAGATTCATCCAAGTGCAATTAAGGGAATAGAGGGATCTAAAAAATTATTAGATTTAACACGTTCTTATATGAGAAAAGGTGGATATCACATTCAATATAATGTTGTAGATTCAAAAGTTTTAAAAGAAGCACAAGTAAAACCAGAAAATTATAGAGATTTAATGGTGCGTGTTGCAGGATTTACACAATATTGGTGTGAAATTGGTAAGCCAATACAAGATGAAGTTATTTCAAGAACTGAGTATGAAGGGGTGTAA
- the hpdC gene encoding 4-hydroxyphenylacetate decarboxylase small subunit, producing the protein MANENMKHNDCLNFSSIDAAKGICRLSNQMIFIDTPVCNNFNETHKCRNCANFKNPDKDNMGTCTGLKIEAWTFGDLNAITCEGYKTNK; encoded by the coding sequence ATGGCTAATGAAAATATGAAACACAATGATTGCTTAAATTTTTCATCAATAGATGCAGCAAAGGGTATTTGTAGATTATCTAATCAAATGATATTTATAGATACACCAGTTTGTAATAATTTCAATGAAACTCATAAGTGTAGAAATTGTGCAAATTTTAAGAATCCGGATAAAGATAATATGGGCACTTGTACAGGATTAAAAATCGAAGCTTGGACATTTGGAGATTTAAATGCTATTACTTGTGAAGGATATAAAACTAATAAATAA
- a CDS encoding MFS transporter, which translates to MEQKNANHLGHMVVLASWLAVFCLFGFRSTFSVLQVPMSQNLGWQSSQLTLGYSLMMTVYAITAYFSGMIIDKWGTKPAYAIGSVCACLGFFVTSFAQSYLGYLIPYAIFAGIGTGMLWVSSTVSVRKWYVGKSYASMWGIAFMGAPVAQVVLSLLVKQVLNFTDWRTAMRGLAVVVLIALIIAAAVAKKNPEDYDLEPFGLNSIKSSGKKDAARTWTVKEAFSIFPIWGAILTFLGSMLGEFLIWTQVVKFWNVDVKMSLSTATNLYIIIGIAGIFTMPIMGRIADKMVGKYNNNEAKARKVMLIFAPIIGLLACGFLLMTKKSIVFGILSCILFAMYWAIEPGGVAGYAGSIYGNKSLGKIWGLATLIVMAIGPAVGSFMGAYLYDLSGSYFNSIIFAACAFIFSAIIAIMLPLSDKNNK; encoded by the coding sequence ATGGAACAAAAAAATGCTAATCATTTAGGTCATATGGTTGTACTAGCCTCATGGCTAGCTGTTTTTTGCTTATTTGGTTTTAGATCTACCTTCTCTGTATTACAGGTACCAATGTCACAAAATTTAGGGTGGCAATCTTCACAACTCACTTTAGGATATTCTTTAATGATGACAGTTTATGCAATTACTGCATATTTTAGTGGCATGATAATTGACAAATGGGGTACAAAGCCTGCATATGCAATAGGATCAGTATGTGCTTGCTTAGGCTTTTTTGTAACAAGTTTTGCTCAAAGCTATTTAGGATACTTAATTCCATATGCTATTTTTGCTGGAATTGGAACAGGTATGCTTTGGGTTTCATCAACTGTTTCTGTACGTAAATGGTATGTTGGTAAATCTTATGCTAGTATGTGGGGAATTGCATTTATGGGTGCTCCAGTAGCTCAAGTTGTGTTAAGTCTTCTTGTTAAACAAGTACTTAATTTTACAGACTGGAGAACAGCAATGAGGGGTCTAGCAGTAGTTGTTCTTATTGCACTTATAATTGCAGCAGCTGTAGCAAAGAAGAATCCAGAAGATTATGACCTTGAACCTTTTGGATTAAATTCTATTAAGTCTAGTGGTAAAAAAGATGCAGCAAGAACTTGGACTGTAAAAGAAGCTTTCAGTATATTTCCAATTTGGGGAGCTATTTTAACTTTCCTCGGAAGTATGCTTGGAGAATTTTTAATTTGGACTCAAGTGGTTAAATTTTGGAATGTCGATGTAAAGATGTCATTAAGTACTGCAACTAATCTTTATATAATAATTGGAATTGCAGGAATATTCACTATGCCTATTATGGGAAGAATAGCGGATAAAATGGTTGGAAAATACAATAACAACGAAGCTAAAGCTAGAAAAGTTATGTTAATATTTGCACCTATAATTGGACTACTAGCTTGTGGTTTTTTACTTATGACTAAAAAATCTATTGTATTTGGAATACTATCCTGTATTCTTTTTGCTATGTATTGGGCAATAGAACCAGGTGGTGTAGCAGGATATGCAGGATCTATATATGGAAATAAATCATTAGGTAAAATCTGGGGACTTGCAACATTGATAGTAATGGCTATAGGACCAGCAGTTGGTAGTTTTATGGGAGCATACTTATATGATTTATCTGGAAGCTATTTTAATTCTATAATATTTGCTGCTTGTGCATTTATTTTTTCAGCAATTATTGCAATAATGTTACCACTTTCAGATAAGAACAATAAGTAA
- the hpdA gene encoding 4-hydroxyphenylacetate decarboxylase activase encodes MDKNKGLIFDIQSYSVHDGPGCRTTCFFSGCFLKCEWCANPESWTKKEKIMFAEGKCKHDQGCNRCEKACEKKAISFKDDNLLNVNWKVCENCTSFECAKVCYNEALRICGKYYTVDSLLKILNRDRQFWGSNGGVTFSGGEPFYQSEFLISTLKKCKEMYINTAVETTAFVDTDIFLEGMKYVDFAFIDIKHMDREKHKEKTGAYNDLILKNIKELINCNWQGRLVIRMPVIHDFNDTVENAMATADFMNDLGIYEINLLPFHRMGDSKWTQLGKKYSYRNDEPTSEEKLDELQDVYLDRKIACYVGSETNF; translated from the coding sequence ATGGATAAAAATAAAGGTTTGATTTTTGATATTCAAAGTTATTCTGTACATGATGGGCCTGGATGCAGAACTACGTGTTTTTTTAGTGGATGCTTTTTAAAGTGTGAATGGTGTGCTAATCCAGAAAGTTGGACAAAAAAAGAAAAAATAATGTTTGCTGAAGGAAAGTGCAAACATGATCAAGGATGTAATAGATGTGAAAAAGCTTGTGAAAAAAAAGCAATATCGTTTAAGGATGATAACTTATTAAATGTTAATTGGAAGGTATGTGAAAATTGTACTAGCTTTGAATGTGCTAAAGTATGTTATAATGAAGCATTAAGGATTTGTGGAAAATATTACACCGTAGATTCTCTGTTGAAAATTTTAAATAGAGATAGGCAATTTTGGGGATCGAATGGAGGCGTTACATTTAGTGGAGGCGAACCTTTTTATCAAAGTGAATTTCTAATATCTACTTTAAAAAAATGCAAAGAAATGTACATTAATACAGCAGTTGAAACAACAGCCTTTGTGGATACAGATATATTTTTAGAAGGAATGAAATATGTAGATTTTGCGTTTATAGACATTAAGCATATGGATAGAGAAAAACATAAAGAAAAAACAGGAGCATATAATGATTTAATTCTCAAAAATATAAAAGAATTAATAAATTGTAATTGGCAAGGTCGATTAGTTATTAGAATGCCAGTTATTCATGATTTTAATGATACTGTAGAAAATGCAATGGCAACAGCTGATTTTATGAATGACTTAGGAATTTACGAAATAAATTTACTACCATTTCATAGAATGGGAGATTCCAAATGGACTCAACTTGGGAAAAAATATAGCTACAGAAATGATGAACCAACTAGTGAAGAAAAATTAGATGAGCTTCAAGATGTATACTTAGATAGAAAAATAGCATGTTACGTTGGAAGTGAAACAAATTTTTAA
- a CDS encoding DegV family protein, whose product MKKFIITTDTTADLPKEYFDENNIGLLTMSFQMDGKEYVGDEVLDIKDFYDKMRSGSMPTTAQVNPEQAKIQFEKYLKEGYDVLHICFSSGLSGSFNSTRIASIELEETYPDNKVIVIDSLSVSSGEGLLVYKAVELKKSGKNIEEIADWLEENKLNVCQYFTVDDLNHLYRGGRVSKTTAILGTVIGVKPIIHVDNEGKLIPISKTRGRKQSLAKLLDNMEKLMGSYKCENDIIFVSHGDAEKDAEFVANKIRERFGIESIMINNIGPIIGTHSGPGTVAVFFMGENR is encoded by the coding sequence ATGAAAAAGTTTATTATAACAACAGACACAACAGCAGATTTACCAAAAGAATATTTTGATGAAAATAACATAGGATTATTAACAATGTCATTTCAAATGGACGGCAAAGAATACGTAGGAGATGAAGTTTTAGATATAAAGGATTTTTACGATAAAATGCGCTCAGGATCAATGCCAACAACCGCGCAAGTGAATCCAGAACAAGCAAAGATACAATTTGAAAAATATTTAAAAGAAGGATATGATGTATTGCATATTTGCTTTTCTTCAGGGCTTAGTGGAAGCTTTAATAGTACGAGGATTGCATCTATTGAACTAGAAGAAACATATCCTGATAATAAAGTTATAGTTATAGATTCGTTAAGTGTTTCATCTGGTGAAGGTCTTTTAGTTTATAAAGCAGTAGAATTAAAGAAAAGTGGTAAAAACATAGAAGAAATAGCTGATTGGCTTGAAGAAAACAAACTTAATGTTTGTCAATATTTCACAGTAGATGATTTGAATCATTTATATAGAGGTGGACGTGTATCAAAAACTACTGCCATTCTTGGAACTGTAATAGGAGTAAAACCAATTATTCATGTAGATAATGAAGGTAAACTTATACCTATTTCTAAAACAAGAGGTCGTAAGCAGTCGTTAGCAAAGTTACTTGATAATATGGAAAAACTAATGGGTAGTTATAAATGTGAAAATGATATTATATTTGTAAGTCATGGTGATGCAGAGAAAGATGCGGAATTTGTAGCAAATAAAATTAGAGAAAGATTTGGAATAGAATCTATTATGATTAATAATATAGGTCCGATTATTGGAACACATTCAGGACCAGGAACAGTTGCTGTATTCTTTATGGGAGAAAATAGATAA